The Streptomyces sp. P9-A4 genome contains a region encoding:
- a CDS encoding sirohydrochlorin chelatase, producing MTRDLVLAVHGSAVPEAGEAVARLADHVRRLTGAPVAVGHLDHRTPSLPYVLADRPGAVVVPLLLGDGYHRTVDIPAVARRFDCAVTRGLSGEHAVALALYGRLRAAERTAGGPADAVVVAGAGSSRPGGDDGTLTAARQLRLLLPVPVTVAYCSASTPAPAEAVARLHADGFRRVAVAAHLLAPGRFTRALATVPGTWTVAAPLADHARVAGLVAARYAGTVAEAGASASGRTASGVRAPGTEVRASTAEARAA from the coding sequence ATGACGCGGGATCTGGTCCTCGCCGTGCACGGCAGCGCCGTGCCCGAGGCGGGCGAGGCGGTGGCCCGGCTCGCGGACCACGTCCGCCGGCTGACGGGCGCGCCGGTCGCCGTCGGCCATCTCGACCACCGGACGCCCTCGCTGCCGTACGTCCTCGCCGACCGGCCCGGCGCCGTCGTCGTCCCGCTGCTCCTCGGCGACGGCTACCACCGGACCGTCGACATCCCGGCCGTCGCCCGCCGCTTCGACTGCGCCGTCACACGCGGGCTGAGCGGCGAGCACGCGGTGGCCCTCGCCCTGTACGGCCGGCTGCGGGCGGCCGAGCGCACGGCGGGCGGCCCGGCGGACGCGGTCGTGGTCGCGGGCGCGGGCTCCTCCCGGCCCGGCGGCGACGACGGCACCCTCACGGCGGCCCGGCAACTGCGGCTTCTGCTGCCGGTGCCCGTGACCGTCGCGTACTGCTCGGCGAGCACCCCGGCCCCGGCCGAGGCGGTCGCCCGACTGCACGCGGACGGCTTCCGGCGGGTCGCGGTCGCCGCCCACCTCCTGGCCCCGGGCCGCTTCACCCGCGCGCTCGCGACGGTCCCGGGCACCTGGACGGTGGCGGCCCCGCTCGCGGACCACGCGCGCGTGGCGGGACTTGTGGCGGCGAGGTACGCGGGGACGGTGGCGGAGGCGGGGGCTTCCGCGAGCGGGCGTACGGCGTCGGGAGTACGGGCCCCGGGCACGGAGGTACGCGCCTCCACGGCGGAGGCACGGGCCGCCTGA
- a CDS encoding AAA family ATPase, whose product MTATGNAFVVVSGLPASGKSTIAHGLATRLGLPVLDKDVILESLYDSLGVGDHSWRHRLSRAANDVLYALAADAGRAVLVNWWHRDTAPDRLRALGGTLVEVFCACDPALVTERFRTRERHPGHLDHELGPQQLRDRVAAWAARPGPLGLGPARTPGARPLVVDTNRPVDAASLARLAHEVRLALPAPGAGPRPTVHG is encoded by the coding sequence GTGACCGCCACCGGCAACGCCTTCGTCGTCGTCTCCGGGCTGCCCGCGAGCGGGAAGAGCACCATCGCCCACGGGCTCGCCACCCGGCTCGGCCTCCCCGTCCTCGACAAGGACGTGATCCTGGAGTCGCTGTACGACTCCCTCGGCGTCGGCGACCACTCCTGGCGGCACCGGCTGAGCCGGGCCGCAAACGACGTCCTGTACGCCCTCGCCGCCGACGCCGGGCGTGCCGTCCTCGTCAACTGGTGGCACCGCGACACCGCCCCCGACCGTCTCCGGGCACTCGGCGGAACCCTCGTCGAGGTGTTCTGCGCCTGCGACCCGGCACTGGTCACCGAGCGGTTCCGTACGCGCGAACGGCATCCCGGCCATCTCGACCACGAACTCGGTCCCCAGCAGCTCCGCGACCGCGTCGCCGCCTGGGCCGCCCGCCCCGGCCCTCTCGGGCTCGGCCCGGCCCGTACGCCCGGCGCACGCCCCCTCGTGGTCGACACGAACCGGCCCGTCGACGCCGCCAGCCTCGCCCGGCTCGCCCACGAGGTCCGTCTCGCCCTCCCCGCGCCGGGAGCCGGGCCGCGGCCCACCGTCCACGGCTGA
- a CDS encoding SDR family oxidoreductase gives MTQHAATGTTATTPRTALVTGSSRGIGRAVARRLAADGMVVAVHYGHDAGAAQETVDLIVRDGGRAFSVGADLASHEGVLALVEGVRAGLAAHAGETALDVLVNNAAASRSGGHLRDETPELFDRLFAVNVRAPYFLVQGLLPVLRDGGRIVNIGSAVTRIALSDELAYAMTKGAMETFSRTLANVVGERRITVNTVAPGPTQTAGLTAAMAAMPELEGMLIGGQALPWVGQPEDIADPVSFLASEDGRWITGTVIDASGGTYLGPKR, from the coding sequence ATGACGCAGCACGCCGCCACCGGCACCACTGCCACCACCCCCCGCACCGCCCTCGTCACCGGGTCCTCCCGTGGTATCGGGCGGGCCGTCGCCCGGCGGCTCGCCGCCGACGGGATGGTCGTCGCCGTGCACTACGGGCACGACGCCGGCGCCGCTCAGGAGACCGTCGACCTGATCGTGCGGGACGGCGGCCGGGCCTTCTCCGTCGGTGCCGACCTGGCCTCGCACGAGGGTGTGCTCGCGCTGGTCGAGGGCGTCCGGGCCGGGCTGGCCGCCCACGCCGGGGAGACCGCCCTCGACGTCCTCGTCAACAACGCCGCCGCGAGCCGCTCGGGCGGGCACCTCCGGGACGAGACCCCGGAGCTGTTCGACCGGCTCTTCGCGGTCAACGTCCGGGCGCCGTACTTCCTCGTGCAGGGGCTGCTGCCGGTGCTCAGGGACGGCGGCCGGATCGTCAACATCGGGTCGGCCGTCACCAGGATCGCGCTCTCCGACGAGCTGGCCTACGCGATGACGAAGGGCGCGATGGAGACCTTCTCCCGGACCCTCGCCAACGTGGTCGGGGAGCGCCGGATCACCGTCAACACGGTCGCCCCCGGACCGACGCAGACCGCCGGACTCACCGCCGCGATGGCCGCGATGCCCGAGCTGGAGGGGATGCTGATCGGCGGTCAGGCACTGCCGTGGGTCGGGCAGCCCGAGGACATCGCCGACCCGGTCTCCTTCCTCGCCTCGGAGGACGGCCGGTGGATCACCGGCACGGTGATCGACGCCTCGGGCGGTACCTACCTCGGCCCCAAGCGCTGA
- a CDS encoding collagen-like triple helix repeat-containing protein — protein MRPDSRTRTRTPLGPLPRRRAWLGGGAVASVALVLTGFASPAAAAWGSPSATRASGTAGTTPAGAPSAHGCEKRGSHPHEGEQPRRDALQEFLDQEIQPLLGGHGRQAVRTTAGGGDDDGCEVGPTGPPGPKGPKGNTGPTGPTGPTGPTGPTGPTGPTGPTGPKGNTGATGATGPKGNTGATGATGPKGNTGATGATGPKGNTGATGATGPKGNTGATGATGATGATGATGATGATGATGATGPCVDIDTYSPSNTEDFQAALYNGKAFVGKASVPGGAIVWQDLTNPTPVGTDPTNPGFPANACGIAIEAQGNDAFVKVITTTGTVWQTAGNIMGGAFLWDRAWVQQATPTPVVLRSEPFTGDLKTDGAVDRN, from the coding sequence ATGCGTCCTGATTCCAGGACCCGGACCCGGACCCCGCTGGGCCCGCTCCCCCGACGACGCGCGTGGCTCGGCGGCGGGGCGGTCGCCTCGGTCGCCCTCGTCCTCACGGGCTTCGCCTCGCCGGCGGCAGCCGCGTGGGGCAGCCCTTCCGCCACCCGAGCGTCGGGTACGGCGGGCACGACGCCGGCCGGCGCCCCGTCGGCCCACGGCTGCGAGAAGCGTGGATCGCACCCGCACGAGGGGGAGCAGCCCCGGAGGGACGCGCTCCAGGAGTTCCTGGACCAGGAGATCCAGCCCCTCCTTGGCGGTCACGGGCGGCAGGCGGTGCGCACGACGGCGGGCGGCGGTGACGACGACGGCTGCGAGGTGGGCCCGACGGGCCCACCCGGCCCCAAGGGACCGAAGGGCAACACCGGCCCGACCGGACCGACCGGACCGACCGGGCCGACCGGGCCGACCGGGCCGACCGGGCCGACCGGGCCGACCGGGCCGAAGGGCAACACCGGGGCGACGGGGGCGACCGGGCCGAAGGGCAACACCGGGGCGACGGGGGCGACCGGGCCCAAGGGGAACACGGGGGCGACCGGAGCGACGGGGCCCAAGGGGAACACGGGGGCGACCGGAGCGACGGGGCCCAAGGGGAACACGGGGGCGACCGGAGCGACGGGCGCCACGGGTGCCACTGGCGCGACAGGGGCTACCGGAGCGACTGGCGCGACCGGAGCCACCGGCCCCTGTGTCGACATCGACACCTACAGCCCGTCCAACACCGAGGACTTCCAGGCCGCGCTCTACAACGGCAAGGCCTTCGTCGGGAAGGCGAGCGTGCCGGGCGGGGCGATCGTCTGGCAGGACCTCACCAACCCGACGCCGGTCGGTACGGACCCCACGAACCCGGGCTTCCCCGCCAACGCCTGCGGCATCGCCATCGAGGCCCAGGGCAACGACGCCTTCGTCAAGGTGATCACCACGACGGGTACCGTCTGGCAGACCGCGGGCAACATCATGGGCGGCGCCTTCCTCTGGGACAGAGCATGGGTGCAGCAGGCGACACCGACCCCCGTCGTCCTGCGGTCCGAGCCGTTCACGGGTGACCTGAAGACGGACGGCGCGGTCGACCGGAACTGA
- a CDS encoding P1 family peptidase: MTQPEQTRGRHDGTDGITDVGGLRVGHARVAGSGALSGTTVVLAPAGGMVAAVDVRGGGPGTRETDALDPRNVVQRIDAVVLTGGSAYGLESAAGVMAWLEEHHRGVRVGPDPSHVVPVVPAACVFDLGRGGDFTARPDAATGRAAVAAADASGDHARVETGAVGAGTGAVVGGLRGGVGTASTVLKSGITVGALVVVNAVGSAVDPATGALYGSYYAGDGPPAFPGSGVHEAAVRRLAEARAAAAPPPLNTTLAVVATDAVLTRAQARKVAGTAHDGIARALRPVHLMNDGDTVFALATGRRELPEGPGPLALNEVLAAGADLVTRAIVRAVLAAPGGLRGAGGDFPSYRELYEPDGGPYPLENQGS, from the coding sequence ATGACACAGCCCGAGCAGACGCGCGGACGGCACGACGGGACCGACGGGATCACCGATGTGGGCGGGCTGCGCGTGGGCCACGCGCGCGTGGCCGGGTCCGGGGCGCTCAGCGGCACCACCGTGGTGCTGGCCCCGGCGGGCGGGATGGTCGCCGCCGTGGACGTACGGGGCGGAGGCCCGGGCACCCGGGAGACCGACGCGCTCGACCCGAGGAACGTCGTCCAGCGCATCGACGCGGTCGTCCTGACCGGCGGCAGCGCGTACGGCCTGGAGTCCGCCGCCGGCGTGATGGCCTGGCTGGAGGAGCACCACCGGGGCGTGCGCGTGGGCCCCGATCCCTCCCACGTGGTGCCGGTGGTGCCCGCCGCGTGCGTCTTCGACCTGGGCAGGGGCGGCGACTTCACGGCCCGCCCCGACGCCGCCACGGGCCGGGCCGCGGTGGCGGCGGCCGACGCGAGCGGTGACCACGCGCGCGTGGAGACGGGCGCGGTCGGCGCGGGCACCGGCGCGGTGGTCGGCGGGCTGCGGGGCGGAGTGGGGACCGCGAGTACGGTCCTGAAGTCGGGGATCACCGTCGGCGCGCTGGTGGTGGTGAACGCGGTGGGCTCGGCCGTCGACCCGGCCACCGGCGCCCTGTACGGGAGTTACTACGCGGGCGACGGCCCGCCGGCCTTCCCCGGGAGCGGGGTGCACGAGGCGGCCGTACGGCGGCTCGCCGAGGCGCGGGCGGCAGCCGCCCCGCCCCCGCTGAACACCACGCTCGCCGTCGTCGCGACGGACGCCGTGCTCACGCGCGCGCAGGCGCGGAAGGTCGCGGGCACGGCGCACGACGGCATCGCGCGCGCTCTGCGCCCGGTGCACCTGATGAACGACGGCGACACCGTCTTCGCGCTCGCCACCGGACGGCGGGAACTGCCGGAGGGCCCCGGGCCGCTCGCCCTGAACGAGGTCCTCGCGGCCGGCGCCGACCTGGTGACCCGGGCGATCGTCCGGGCGGTGCTCGCGGCCCCCGGCGGGCTGCGAGGGGCGGGCGGTGACTTCCCCTCGTACCGCGAGCTGTACGAGCCGGACGGGGGCCCGTACCCCCTTGAAAACCAAGGGAGTTGA
- a CDS encoding MFS transporter — MSSHDAATEAAAASDKRRWIALAIVMTAAFMDLVDATIVNIAIPSIEKDLGASFGAIQWITAGYALAFAAGLITGGRLGDIYGRKRLFLLGTAGFTLASALCGFAASQEMLVGSRLLQGAAAAMMVPQVLSIIHVTFPAHERGKVFGMFGAIIGLGAVSGPLLGALLTQWNIAGLEWRPIFLINLPVGVAALILGRRFITESKAPKALKLDIVGVLLVTAALLMLVYPLTRGRELDWPLWGHLMMAGSLLVFGALVAYEKYKTKKDGSPLVELSLFKVKSFAAGIAVQLTFGVVLGIFFLVWTLYMQIGLGWSPLKAGLTGVPFSIAVSVAAGMSVQKLVPRFGRKVLQAGALTMIAGVLLYLFEAGRYGTGIEPWQMIPPLVVMGLGMGLIVAPLTDAVLSEVPKEHAGSASGLINTTGQMGNALGLGLVSVVFFGVIDGKPAPKSPAEAGAAFADAFQNAMGWVAAVLAVIFLVMFALPAKPKQHLEGGDDEAEVVIEKEPALTH; from the coding sequence ATGAGTTCACACGACGCCGCCACGGAAGCCGCAGCGGCCAGCGACAAGCGGCGATGGATCGCCCTCGCCATCGTCATGACCGCCGCCTTCATGGACCTGGTCGACGCCACGATCGTCAACATCGCGATCCCCAGCATCGAGAAGGACCTCGGCGCCTCCTTCGGGGCCATCCAGTGGATCACCGCCGGGTACGCGCTCGCGTTCGCCGCCGGTCTGATCACCGGCGGGCGGCTCGGTGACATCTACGGCCGCAAGCGCCTCTTCCTGCTCGGCACCGCCGGCTTCACCCTCGCCTCGGCGCTCTGCGGCTTCGCGGCCAGCCAGGAGATGCTGGTCGGCTCCCGCCTGCTCCAGGGCGCGGCGGCCGCGATGATGGTGCCGCAGGTGCTTTCGATCATCCACGTGACCTTCCCGGCGCACGAGCGCGGCAAGGTCTTCGGAATGTTCGGCGCGATCATCGGCCTCGGCGCGGTCTCGGGCCCGCTGCTCGGCGCGCTGCTCACGCAGTGGAACATCGCGGGCCTGGAGTGGCGCCCGATCTTCCTGATCAACCTGCCGGTCGGCGTCGCCGCCCTGATCCTGGGCCGCAGGTTCATCACCGAGTCGAAGGCGCCGAAGGCGCTCAAGCTCGACATCGTGGGCGTGCTCCTGGTGACGGCCGCGCTGCTGATGCTGGTCTACCCGCTGACGCGCGGCCGTGAGCTGGACTGGCCGCTGTGGGGCCACCTGATGATGGCCGGCAGCCTGCTCGTGTTCGGCGCGCTCGTGGCGTACGAGAAGTACAAGACGAAGAAGGACGGCTCGCCGCTGGTCGAGCTGTCGCTGTTCAAGGTGAAGAGCTTCGCCGCCGGTATCGCCGTACAGCTGACCTTCGGTGTGGTGCTCGGCATCTTCTTCCTGGTCTGGACGCTGTACATGCAGATCGGCCTGGGCTGGAGCCCGCTGAAGGCGGGCCTGACGGGTGTGCCGTTCTCGATCGCCGTGTCGGTGGCGGCCGGCATGTCGGTGCAGAAGCTGGTGCCGCGCTTCGGCCGGAAGGTGCTCCAGGCGGGCGCGCTCACGATGATCGCGGGCGTGCTGCTCTACCTCTTCGAGGCCGGGCGCTACGGCACCGGGATCGAGCCCTGGCAGATGATCCCGCCGCTGGTGGTCATGGGTCTGGGCATGGGCCTGATCGTGGCGCCGCTGACGGACGCGGTGCTCTCGGAGGTGCCGAAGGAGCACGCGGGTTCGGCCTCGGGCCTGATCAACACGACCGGGCAGATGGGCAACGCGCTGGGGCTCGGCCTGGTGTCGGTGGTCTTCTTCGGCGTGATCGACGGCAAGCCCGCCCCGAAGTCCCCCGCCGAGGCGGGCGCGGCGTTCGCGGACGCCTTCCAGAACGCGATGGGCTGGGTCGCGGCGGTGCTCGCGGTGATCTTCCTGGTGATGTTCGCGCTTCCGGCGAAGCCGAAGCAGCACCTGGAGGGCGGCGACGACGAGGCCGAGGTCGTGATCGAGAAGGAGCCGGCGCTCACCCACTGA
- a CDS encoding low temperature requirement protein A, with protein sequence MTQPFLPLTARSREESHRASTPLELFFDLCFVVAVAQAGAELVHAVAEGHAGEGIINYAMIFFAIWWAWMNFTWFASAYDNDDVLYRVITLLQITGVLVLAAGVSRAFEEHDFLVVYLGYVVMRLALASQWLRAAHHATDPVERTMCRRYAGGVLTVQVGWLALLLAPEPARPWVFLVMALAEMAVPLYAEKDAPSTWHPRHIAERYGLFTIIVLGETVAAATVAVKTGIAENDALGEVLPIAAGGLLLVFSAWWIYFVVPAHDRLTSSRQGFLWGYGHYVIFASAAAVGAGLEIAVEQAVGKAHISALAAASAVTIPSAVFLMSVWLLHARYFKVGLTQQLVLPVSALAILLCSFAGRWAVLAAGLVAAATVAIGVTLTAGNPATRGGGGGTGSLRGAERS encoded by the coding sequence ATGACACAACCGTTCCTCCCCCTCACCGCACGCTCCCGCGAGGAGTCGCACCGGGCGTCCACGCCCCTGGAACTCTTCTTCGACCTGTGTTTCGTCGTCGCCGTCGCCCAGGCCGGCGCCGAACTCGTGCACGCGGTCGCCGAGGGCCACGCCGGAGAGGGGATCATCAACTACGCGATGATCTTCTTCGCGATCTGGTGGGCGTGGATGAACTTCACCTGGTTCGCCTCGGCCTACGACAACGACGACGTCCTGTACCGCGTCATCACCCTCCTCCAGATCACCGGTGTGCTCGTCCTCGCCGCCGGAGTCTCGCGGGCCTTCGAGGAGCACGACTTCCTCGTCGTCTACCTCGGCTACGTCGTGATGCGGCTCGCGCTCGCCTCGCAGTGGCTGCGCGCCGCGCACCACGCCACCGACCCCGTCGAGCGGACGATGTGCCGGCGGTACGCGGGCGGCGTCCTCACCGTGCAGGTCGGCTGGCTCGCCCTCCTCCTCGCGCCGGAACCCGCCCGTCCGTGGGTCTTCCTGGTCATGGCGCTGGCCGAGATGGCCGTACCGCTGTACGCGGAGAAGGACGCGCCCAGCACCTGGCACCCGCGCCACATCGCCGAGCGGTACGGCCTGTTCACCATCATCGTGCTGGGCGAGACCGTCGCCGCGGCGACGGTCGCCGTGAAGACCGGCATCGCCGAGAACGACGCCCTCGGCGAGGTCCTGCCGATCGCCGCCGGCGGTCTGCTGCTCGTGTTCTCGGCCTGGTGGATCTACTTCGTCGTCCCCGCCCACGACCGGCTGACCTCCAGCCGCCAGGGCTTCCTGTGGGGCTACGGCCACTACGTGATCTTCGCGTCGGCCGCCGCGGTGGGCGCGGGCCTGGAGATCGCCGTCGAACAGGCCGTGGGCAAGGCGCACATCTCCGCCCTCGCCGCCGCGTCGGCGGTGACGATCCCGTCGGCCGTGTTCCTGATGTCGGTGTGGCTGCTCCACGCGCGCTACTTCAAGGTCGGCCTGACCCAGCAGCTCGTGCTGCCCGTCTCGGCGCTCGCGATCCTGCTGTGCTCCTTCGCGGGCCGCTGGGCGGTCCTGGCGGCCGGGCTGGTCGCGGCGGCGACGGTGGCGATCGGGGTGACCCTGACGGCGGGGAACCCGGCGACGCGTGGGGGCGGCGGGGGTACGGGTTCCCTCCGGGGCGCCGAACGCTCCTGA
- a CDS encoding DUF6227 family protein: protein MSAPGTTLSKHQVTCGDGLETLLNDPQDPHDPYETTETHLARLLGRALNSFDLPDSTVERLGTALAHSTALHSSHHSASLHRSTYRHTYLLGDGSALSLWEITHNAGRDGVEQHELYAEEAEARLAASRLPTGPLPGWTAERSDGRVLDEDDDLELLSALLARPIPAQPRMYVPDNSADHARRVLRRAENADRPGERTARRLRLAFAHHITQAFGRHCPVEGGRDAGFTLYEHQFLLLDGSEISLWEVEHTATPDGRHMCEVYESERAARGAMESRSRVR, encoded by the coding sequence ATGTCAGCCCCAGGGACTACGTTAAGCAAGCACCAAGTGACATGCGGCGACGGCCTGGAGACCCTCTTGAACGATCCGCAGGATCCTCACGATCCCTACGAGACGACCGAGACGCACCTCGCGCGGCTCCTCGGCCGGGCGCTCAACTCCTTCGACCTGCCCGACTCGACCGTCGAGCGCCTCGGCACGGCGCTCGCGCACTCCACCGCGCTGCACTCCTCGCACCACAGCGCGTCGCTGCACCGCTCCACCTACCGCCATACGTATCTGCTCGGCGACGGCAGCGCGCTCTCCCTCTGGGAGATCACGCACAACGCCGGGCGGGACGGCGTCGAGCAGCATGAGCTGTACGCGGAGGAGGCGGAGGCGCGGCTCGCCGCGTCCCGGCTCCCGACCGGACCGCTGCCCGGCTGGACCGCCGAGCGCTCCGACGGCCGCGTCCTCGACGAGGACGACGACCTGGAGCTGCTGAGCGCCCTGCTCGCCCGCCCGATACCCGCCCAGCCCCGGATGTACGTGCCGGACAACTCCGCCGACCACGCGCGCCGCGTCCTGCGGCGCGCGGAGAACGCGGACCGGCCGGGCGAGCGGACGGCCCGCCGGCTGCGGCTGGCCTTCGCGCACCACATCACCCAGGCCTTCGGGCGGCACTGCCCGGTGGAGGGCGGCCGGGACGCCGGATTCACCCTCTACGAGCACCAGTTCCTGCTGCTGGACGGCAGCGAGATCAGCCTCTGGGAGGTCGAGCACACGGCGACGCCGGACGGTCGGCACATGTGCGAGGTGTACGAGAGCGAGCGCGCGGCCCGCGGGGCGATGGAGTCCCGCTCCCGCGTCCGCTGA
- a CDS encoding ATP-binding protein, which yields MVFRVLGPLSVSGADADAAPIPVAGGPKVRALLALLLLDAGRTVSVERLVDGLYGETPPAGAGGALQAQVSRLRRVLPPDATVEFSPAGYRLRLADAEEAVDALRFERLVREGARVRAAGDPVRARVLLRQALGLWRGPALADVRDAPFAAGAAARLEGLRLNAVEECAAAELAVGGDLTALAGELDGAAREHPLRERLRGLQMRALAASGRQAEALAVYEEVRAALAGELGADPSPELSAVHLEVLRGGGPKGGGTTPERTVPPLPAPLTDFVGRERERERLTTLVTAARLVTLVGPGGAGKTRLALEVGAKLPGEVRFVDLAAVAGAGAGTRPGQASGFGPGAAARPDTGAGAAGPGPSTRSGTNPGPGAGPADVWVGADGGASGEGDGFGDVSAAFAAALGLRGTARLETALAGRPVLLIVDNCEHVVAETAVLVRRLLAACPALRVLTTSREALGITGESLLPLGALAPEAARELFVRRAAAVRPGFTGHARVAELCAELDGLPLAVELAAARLRSLSVEELADGLGERFELLSRGDRTAPERHRTLRAVVDWSWSLLEPAERELAARLSVFRGGATADAVARVSGAGRGTLASLVEKSLVEARDGRYRMLETIRAHAAERLPEGDPVFAAHHAYYRALAEAADPELRGPAQLEWLARLDAEDANLRAALRRGAPEEGLRLVAALTPYWWLRGLRAQVAAMAADLLDRVAPTADAGTGGGADLGEEYALCVLAAGVRDGVHVERAREFLRARTSPLRQPYTAFLWSTAIGPLDGIRLGDDPWSRALGLVGRAHLTTVPAEAEALLTDALAGFRALGERWGTATALEGLAALSDRPLSLLAEALALFESLGVAEDVVDLLLRRAALHEAAGAPESATSDRTRARDTAHRAGLTDPTATLSP from the coding sequence ATGGTCTTCCGTGTCCTCGGCCCGCTCTCCGTCTCCGGCGCCGACGCCGACGCCGCCCCGATACCCGTCGCCGGCGGCCCCAAGGTGCGGGCGCTGCTCGCGCTGCTGCTGCTCGACGCGGGCCGGACGGTCTCCGTGGAGCGGCTCGTCGACGGCCTGTACGGGGAGACTCCGCCCGCCGGGGCCGGGGGCGCCCTCCAGGCCCAGGTCTCCCGGCTGCGCCGGGTGCTGCCGCCGGACGCGACGGTCGAGTTCTCCCCCGCCGGATACCGGCTGCGCCTCGCGGACGCGGAGGAGGCCGTCGACGCGCTCCGGTTCGAGCGGCTGGTACGGGAGGGGGCGCGGGTGCGGGCGGCGGGGGACCCCGTACGCGCGCGCGTGCTGCTGCGGCAGGCGCTCGGGCTGTGGCGGGGACCGGCGCTCGCGGACGTACGGGACGCGCCTTTCGCGGCGGGTGCGGCGGCGCGGCTGGAGGGGCTGCGCCTGAACGCGGTCGAGGAGTGCGCGGCGGCGGAGCTGGCGGTCGGCGGTGACCTGACCGCACTCGCCGGGGAGTTGGACGGGGCGGCCCGGGAGCATCCGTTGCGGGAGCGGCTGCGGGGGCTCCAGATGCGGGCGCTGGCCGCGTCGGGGCGGCAGGCGGAGGCGCTGGCGGTGTACGAGGAGGTACGGGCGGCGCTGGCCGGGGAGTTGGGGGCGGATCCGTCGCCGGAGTTGTCCGCCGTGCACCTGGAGGTGCTGCGGGGCGGGGGTCCGAAGGGCGGCGGGACGACCCCGGAGCGAACGGTTCCGCCCCTGCCGGCACCGCTGACCGACTTCGTCGGCCGGGAACGGGAACGGGAGCGGCTGACCACGCTGGTGACGGCCGCGCGGCTGGTGACCCTGGTGGGGCCGGGCGGCGCGGGCAAGACACGACTGGCACTGGAGGTGGGCGCAAAACTCCCGGGCGAGGTCAGGTTCGTGGACTTGGCGGCGGTTGCGGGGGCGGGGGCAGGCACGAGGCCGGGGCAGGCGTCGGGATTCGGGCCCGGGGCAGCCGCACGGCCGGACACCGGAGCCGGGGCGGCCGGGCCGGGTCCGAGCACCAGGTCCGGAACGAACCCTGGGCCCGGTGCAGGGCCGGCGGACGTGTGGGTGGGTGCCGACGGAGGGGCTTCGGGAGAGGGGGACGGGTTCGGGGACGTGTCCGCCGCGTTCGCCGCCGCGCTCGGGCTGCGCGGTACTGCCCGGCTGGAGACGGCGCTGGCCGGGCGGCCCGTGCTGCTCATCGTGGACAACTGCGAGCACGTCGTCGCCGAGACGGCCGTCCTCGTACGGCGCCTGCTCGCCGCCTGCCCCGCGCTCCGGGTCCTCACGACGAGCCGGGAGGCGCTCGGGATCACCGGCGAATCGCTGCTGCCGCTGGGGGCGCTCGCCCCGGAGGCGGCGCGGGAGCTGTTCGTCCGCCGGGCGGCGGCCGTACGGCCCGGTTTCACCGGGCACGCGCGCGTGGCGGAGCTCTGCGCCGAGCTCGACGGGCTCCCGCTGGCCGTCGAGCTCGCGGCGGCCCGGCTGCGGTCGCTGTCCGTGGAGGAGCTCGCGGACGGCCTGGGCGAGCGCTTCGAGCTGCTGTCGCGCGGTGACCGCACCGCGCCGGAACGGCACCGTACGCTCCGGGCGGTGGTCGACTGGAGCTGGTCGCTGCTCGAACCCGCCGAACGGGAACTGGCCGCACGGCTCTCGGTGTTCCGGGGCGGCGCCACGGCCGATGCGGTGGCCCGGGTGAGCGGGGCGGGGCGCGGGACGCTCGCCTCGCTCGTGGAGAAGTCGCTGGTGGAGGCGCGGGACGGCCGCTACCGGATGCTGGAGACGATCCGCGCGCACGCGGCGGAGCGGCTCCCGGAGGGAGACCCGGTGTTCGCCGCCCATCACGCGTACTACCGGGCGCTCGCGGAGGCGGCCGACCCGGAACTGCGCGGTCCCGCCCAGCTGGAGTGGCTGGCCCGGCTCGACGCCGAGGACGCGAACCTGCGGGCGGCGCTGCGCAGGGGCGCGCCGGAGGAGGGACTGCGGCTGGTGGCGGCGCTGACCCCGTACTGGTGGCTGCGCGGCCTCAGGGCCCAGGTCGCGGCGATGGCGGCGGACCTCCTGGACCGCGTGGCGCCGACGGCGGACGCGGGGACGGGGGGCGGCGCGGACCTCGGTGAGGAGTACGCGCTGTGCGTGCTCGCCGCCGGGGTGCGGGACGGTGTCCACGTCGAGCGCGCACGGGAGTTCCTCCGTGCCCGTACCTCCCCGCTCCGTCAGCCGTACACCGCGTTCCTCTGGTCGACCGCGATCGGCCCCCTGGACGGGATCCGGCTCGGGGACGACCCCTGGTCCCGCGCCCTGGGGCTCGTCGGCCGCGCCCACCTGACGACCGTGCCCGCCGAGGCCGAGGCGCTCCTCACCGACGCCCTCGCCGGCTTCCGCGCGCTCGGTGAGCGCTGGGGGACGGCCACCGCCCTGGAGGGTCTCGCCGCACTCTCGGACCGTCCCCTGTCGCTCCTCGCGGAGGCCCTGGCGCTCTTCGAGTCGCTGGGCGTAGCCGAGGACGTCGTCGACCTGCTCCTCCGCCGAGCCGCCCTCCACGAAGCCGCGGGCGCCCCCGAATCGGCGACGTCCGACCGCACGCGCGCACGTGACACCGCCCACCGCGCGGGCCTCACCGACCCGACCGCCACACTGTCCCCGTGA